Proteins encoded together in one Chryseobacterium taklimakanense window:
- a CDS encoding ribonuclease HII, whose product MNLIKSWSNQYLEAGCDEAGRGCLCGPVVAAAVLLGDNFHHEMVNDSKKLTLKTRLDLESCIKDNVREYAVAEISPAFIDQHNILNASIHAMHMALDQLTTPPELILVDGNRFHPYNFIPHQCIVQGDSKILSIAAASILAKNHRDRLMMKLHEEFPQYGWNTNMGYATREHQRALNKFGPTIHHRRSFRLNYEELFDEAGG is encoded by the coding sequence ATGAATTTGATAAAAAGTTGGAGCAATCAATATCTTGAAGCTGGTTGTGATGAAGCTGGAAGGGGCTGCCTGTGTGGCCCGGTAGTGGCGGCGGCGGTACTATTGGGTGACAATTTTCACCACGAAATGGTTAATGATTCTAAAAAATTAACATTAAAGACACGACTCGATCTGGAAAGTTGTATAAAGGACAACGTGAGAGAATATGCCGTAGCAGAAATTTCCCCGGCATTCATTGATCAGCACAACATCCTGAATGCCAGCATTCACGCGATGCATATGGCTTTGGATCAGCTCACCACACCACCCGAACTCATTTTGGTGGACGGTAACCGGTTCCATCCTTATAATTTTATTCCGCACCAGTGCATCGTGCAGGGAGATTCCAAGATTTTATCGATTGCTGCGGCATCAATCCTGGCCAAAAACCACCGGGACAGACTTATGATGAAGCTCCACGAGGAATTTCCGCAATACGGCTGGAATACCAATATGGGCTACGCCACCCGCGAGCACCAGCGGGCGCTTAACAAATTCGGACCAACCATACATCACCGGCGGTCGTTTCGCCTCAATTACGAAGAATTATTTGATGAAGCAGGAGGTTAA
- the yidC gene encoding membrane protein insertase YidC, with amino-acid sequence MQQNNGLDKNQLISFMLFSLIMLGAMFYFQNKQAKEEQRKNAQNPKTEQVNSAAKPSVAANLNTNVTPSSIQTVNLANEELKLEFSSLGGQLSKVELNKYKAYDQKTDKADLPLYLINKNNSSYGFLFKDRTGKVINTKDLVFTPSVNGNTATLTSNINGATVQFIYTLMPKYTVDFKVRTQGLSQLVTDGKANFVWDYQVKNLEKGRAQEQTHSEFSYAFDNYGSYDYDGRTTLDETGETLNWLGVKQQFFSSVIEAKNGFTQSTGSQEPIAEGEYLKKFSYNGQVQMAGNELNQDFTWYFLPLDLPLLKSYDKNFDEILPLGWSFIGTLNRWFFIPVYNFIASFGMTAGWAIFWLTILVKLILSPIMFKQHKLSAMMRVIRPEIDEVNEKYKDADPMKRQQATMEVYRKAGVNQMAGCLPALLQIPIFYALFRFFPNFIDLRGKSFWFAKDLTAYDDVIKLPFSIPFLGDHLSIFAIACTAVILIYTMLTAGNMQQPTAPGMPNMKVLMYIFPITFLFFLNTSASGLSWYYFVSNAINIVIILVIKYWILDEDKIHAQIQANKAQPKKEGKFQKRMREMMEQAQAQQQAQEQARKQAAKKK; translated from the coding sequence ATGCAACAAAATAACGGATTAGACAAAAATCAGTTAATCAGTTTTATGCTGTTCTCGCTGATCATGCTTGGGGCGATGTTTTATTTCCAGAACAAACAGGCAAAAGAAGAGCAGCGGAAAAATGCGCAAAATCCAAAAACAGAACAGGTAAACAGCGCCGCCAAACCTTCGGTTGCCGCAAATCTGAATACCAATGTTACGCCATCATCCATACAAACCGTAAATCTTGCGAATGAGGAGCTGAAACTTGAGTTTTCAAGTTTAGGCGGGCAGCTGTCCAAGGTGGAGCTAAATAAATACAAAGCTTACGACCAGAAGACCGATAAGGCGGATCTGCCTTTATATCTTATTAATAAGAATAATTCCTCGTACGGTTTTCTGTTTAAGGACCGGACCGGAAAGGTGATCAACACCAAAGATCTGGTTTTTACGCCTTCGGTAAATGGCAATACAGCGACTTTAACCAGCAATATTAACGGAGCGACAGTACAGTTTATCTACACTTTGATGCCCAAATATACGGTGGATTTTAAAGTAAGGACGCAGGGGCTTTCTCAGCTGGTGACGGATGGTAAAGCGAATTTTGTCTGGGATTATCAGGTTAAAAATCTGGAAAAAGGTAGAGCGCAGGAACAGACGCACTCTGAATTTTCCTATGCTTTTGATAACTATGGTTCTTATGATTATGACGGAAGAACCACTCTTGATGAAACTGGCGAAACCCTGAACTGGCTTGGCGTAAAACAGCAGTTTTTCTCTTCGGTTATTGAAGCTAAGAATGGGTTCACGCAATCTACCGGAAGTCAGGAACCGATTGCGGAAGGTGAGTATCTGAAAAAATTCAGTTATAACGGGCAGGTGCAAATGGCGGGTAATGAGCTTAATCAGGATTTCACCTGGTACTTCCTTCCGTTGGATTTGCCGTTACTGAAATCCTATGACAAAAATTTTGACGAAATTCTTCCTTTGGGGTGGTCATTCATCGGAACACTGAACAGGTGGTTCTTTATTCCGGTATACAATTTCATTGCGTCGTTTGGTATGACGGCCGGTTGGGCTATTTTCTGGCTTACGATTTTGGTAAAGCTGATTCTTTCACCAATCATGTTCAAGCAGCACAAGCTGAGTGCGATGATGAGGGTCATCCGCCCTGAAATTGATGAAGTGAACGAAAAATACAAAGATGCTGACCCAATGAAGCGCCAGCAGGCAACCATGGAAGTGTACAGAAAAGCCGGTGTCAATCAGATGGCAGGCTGTCTGCCTGCATTATTGCAGATTCCGATTTTCTATGCCCTGTTCCGTTTCTTCCCGAATTTTATTGATTTGCGGGGTAAAAGTTTTTGGTTTGCAAAAGACCTTACAGCGTATGATGATGTGATTAAACTACCGTTCAGCATACCGTTTTTAGGAGATCATTTAAGTATTTTCGCGATTGCATGTACGGCAGTGATCCTAATTTACACAATGCTGACCGCCGGTAATATGCAGCAGCCCACAGCACCGGGAATGCCGAATATGAAAGTGCTGATGTATATCTTCCCGATTACCTTCCTGTTCTTCCTTAACACTTCGGCTTCAGGTTTATCATGGTATTATTTCGTGTCGAATGCGATTAACATTGTCATTATTCTCGTCATCAAGTACTGGATTTTGGATGAGGATAAAATTCACGCCCAGATCCAGGCCAATAAGGCACAGCCAAAAAAAGAAGGCAAATTCCAGAAAAGAATGCGCGAAATGATGGAGCAGGCCCAAGCTCAGCAGCAGGCACAGGAGCAGGCGAGAAAGCAGGCAGCAAAAAAGAAGTAG
- a CDS encoding CTP synthase has product MSKKQTKYIFVTGGVTSSLGKGIVSASLGLLLKSRGFSVTIQKLDPYINIDPGTLNPYEHGECYVTEDGAETDLDLGHYERFLDSPTSQNNNVTTGRIYQTVIEKERKGDFLGKTVQVIPHITNEIKRRIKILAKQNYDIIITEIGGTVGDIESLPYIESVRQLRWELGENNSMVIHLTLLPYLAASGELKTKPSQHSVRQLMESGIQADVLVCRTEHKIPKEQRAKLAQFCNVPLENVIECKDLDTIYEVPLYLQKQNFDDVILKELGLKSDKEADLKEWKKFLKRYQNPKKTVEIALVGKYVSLQDSYKSIAEAFIHAGAELETEVKVRWVYSGDITKDNLEETFAGIDGMLIAPGFGDRGIEGKVLSAKYARENQIPLLGICLGMQIMTIEFARNVLGLEKSNSMEFDTSTPDPVISLMADQKNVVDKGGTMRLGAWKCSLKPGSKLSEIYGSKTISERHRHRYEFNSEYQEEFEKSGMMPTGLNPETKLVETLELQNHPFYVGVQYHPEYKSTVETPHPLFIAFVKACSKK; this is encoded by the coding sequence ATGAGTAAAAAGCAAACGAAATACATCTTCGTGACCGGGGGTGTGACATCATCTTTAGGAAAAGGAATTGTCTCTGCATCTTTGGGGCTCCTGCTAAAATCTAGAGGTTTCAGCGTTACCATACAAAAGCTTGACCCCTATATCAATATCGATCCCGGAACTCTGAATCCCTATGAACATGGCGAATGTTATGTGACCGAAGACGGCGCTGAAACCGATCTGGACCTGGGACACTACGAGAGGTTCCTGGATTCCCCAACTTCCCAAAATAATAATGTAACGACCGGAAGAATCTACCAAACCGTAATCGAAAAAGAAAGAAAAGGTGATTTTCTTGGGAAAACGGTGCAGGTCATTCCGCATATCACAAACGAAATCAAACGCAGGATCAAAATCCTCGCTAAACAGAATTACGACATTATCATTACTGAAATCGGCGGTACGGTGGGCGATATAGAATCGCTTCCTTATATCGAATCGGTGCGCCAGTTGAGATGGGAACTTGGTGAGAATAACTCAATGGTCATTCACCTCACATTGCTTCCGTACTTGGCGGCAAGCGGTGAACTGAAGACAAAACCTTCGCAGCATTCCGTACGCCAGCTGATGGAGAGCGGCATTCAGGCTGATGTTTTGGTTTGCCGTACGGAGCATAAAATCCCTAAAGAACAGCGGGCGAAACTGGCTCAGTTTTGTAATGTTCCACTGGAGAACGTGATTGAATGTAAGGATTTGGATACGATCTATGAGGTTCCTTTATATCTTCAGAAACAGAATTTTGATGATGTGATTTTGAAGGAGCTCGGACTGAAATCTGATAAGGAAGCTGACCTGAAAGAATGGAAAAAATTCCTGAAACGTTACCAGAATCCAAAAAAAACTGTAGAAATTGCTTTGGTTGGTAAATATGTTTCTTTGCAGGATTCCTACAAATCTATTGCTGAAGCTTTTATTCATGCCGGTGCTGAGCTGGAAACAGAAGTGAAGGTACGTTGGGTTTACAGCGGCGACATTACCAAGGATAATCTGGAAGAAACTTTTGCCGGAATTGATGGGATGCTGATTGCGCCTGGTTTTGGCGACCGCGGCATCGAAGGAAAAGTGCTTTCTGCCAAATATGCCAGAGAAAATCAAATTCCTTTGCTGGGTATTTGCCTCGGTATGCAGATCATGACGATTGAATTTGCAAGAAATGTTCTTGGCTTAGAAAAATCGAATTCAATGGAGTTTGATACTTCGACGCCTGATCCGGTGATTTCCCTGATGGCAGACCAAAAAAACGTAGTGGATAAAGGTGGTACCATGCGTCTCGGAGCGTGGAAATGCAGTTTGAAACCTGGTTCCAAACTTTCTGAAATCTACGGGTCAAAAACTATTTCTGAAAGACACCGCCACAGATATGAATTCAATTCTGAATATCAGGAAGAATTTGAAAAAAGCGGCATGATGCCAACTGGCCTCAATCCTGAAACCAAATTGGTAGAGACTCTTGAACTTCAGAATCATCCGTTCTATGTAGGCGTTCAGTACCACCCGGAATATAAAAGTACGGTGGAGACGCCGCATCCCCTTTTCATCGCTTTTGTAAAGGCGTGCAGCAAAAAATAG